In Phyllopteryx taeniolatus isolate TA_2022b chromosome 13, UOR_Ptae_1.2, whole genome shotgun sequence, the following are encoded in one genomic region:
- the ptbp1a gene encoding polypyrimidine tract-binding protein 1a isoform X2: MDGRLDADLYPLGSGYVPEIDVHDISVGTKRGSDELFSSCLSNGPYIMNSANGNDSKKFKGDVRSPGVPSRVVHLRKLPCDINEAEVIGLGLPFGKVTNLLMLKGKNQAFLELNSEECAQTMVSYYLSVTPVIRNHPIYMQYSTHKELKTDNSPNQVRAQAALQAVNALHGGGGITGMAIAADASSLAGGGAQSPVLRVIVENLFYPVTLDVLHQIFSKFGTVLKIITFTKNNQFQALIQYADAMMAHSAKCLDGQNIYNACCTLRISFSKLTNLNVKYNNDKSRDYTRLDLPTADAQPTLDHQAMATAAFAAPGIISASPYGGAHAFSPTFAFQQAGLAMPGIPSALASLGVGHGSMAAAAAAASRLSLAGLAAAGGHNVLLVSNLNPESVTPHCLFILFGVYGDVMRVKILFNKKENALIQMADGTQAQLAISHLNGQRLHGRAIRVTVSKHTTVQLPREGQEDQGLTKDYSNSPLHRFKKPGSKNYSNIFPPSATLHLSNIPPAVVEEDLKRLFASSGATVKAFKFFQNDRKMALIQMGSVEEAIECLIEFHNHDLGENHHLRVSFSKSTI, encoded by the exons ATGGACGG CCGCCTAGATGCTGACTTGTACCCTCTGGGATCCGGCTACGTCCCTGAAATCGA TGTCCATGACATATCAGTTGGCACGAAG AGAGGATCTGACGAGCTCTTTTCTTCCTGCTTATCCAACGGGCCCTATATCATGAACTCGG CCAATGGCAACGACAGCAAAAAATTCAAGGGTGATGTCCGCAGTCCCGGTGTTCCGTCACGCGTGGTTCACCTACGCAAGCTGCCCTGCGACATAAACGAGGCTGAGGTCATCGGGCTCGGTTTGCCTTTTGGGAAAGTCACCAATCTGCTGATGCTGAAAGGGAAAAACCAG GCGTTCCTGGAGTTGAACAGTGAAGAGTGTGCCCAGACCATGGTGAGCTACTACTTGTCTGTAACCCCCGTCATCAGGAACCACCCCATTTACATGCAGTACTCCACCCACAAAGAGCTGAAGACGGACAACTCCCCCAACCAAGTG CGCGCCCAGGCCGCTCTGCAGGCGGTCAACGCTCTGCACGGCGGCGGCGGGATCACCGGGATGGCAATCGCGGCGGACGCGAGCAGCCTAGCTGGCGGCGGCGCTCAAAGCCCCGTTCTCAGAGTCATAGTGGAGAACCTGTTCTACCCGGTCACTCTGGACGTACTGCACCAG ATATTTTCCAAATTCGGCACAGTGCTGAAGATCATCACGTTCACAAAGAACAACCAGTTCCAGGCTCTCATCCAGTATGCAGACGCCATGATGGCCCACAGCGCCAAA TGTCTGGACGGGCAGAACATCTACAACGCCTGCTGCACCCTTCGAATCAGCTTCTCCAAGCTCACCAACCTGAACGTCAAGTACAACAACGACAAGAGCAGAGACTACACTCGGCTGGATCTGCCCACCGCTGACGCTCAGCCCACCTTGGACCACCAGGCCATGGCGACTGCCGCGTTTG CTGCTCCAGGTATAATATCCGCCTCTCCGTACGGAGGCGCTCATGCATTCTCACCAACCTTTGCCTTCCAGCAAGCAG GTCTTGCGATGCCCGGCATCCCCAGCGCCTTGGCGTCTCTGGGCGTCGGGCATGGCAGCATGGCGGCGGCAGCCGCCGCCGCCAGTCGCCTCAGCCTGGCCGGGCTCGCTGCCGCCGGCGGACACAACGTCCTGTTGGTCAGCAATCTGAACCCGGAG AGCGTTACGCCACACTGCCTCTTTATTCTTTTCG GTGTGTATGGCGACGTGATGAGAGTCAAGATCCTGTTCAATAAGAAAGAGAATGCTCTGATCCAGATGGCCGATGGCACCCAGGCTCAGCTAG CCATTAGCCACCTGAACGGCCAGCGGCTGCATGGCAGGGCCATCCGCGTGACTGTGTCCAAGCACACCACGGTCCAGTTGCCGCGAGAAGGCCAGGAGGACCAGGGCCTGACCAAGGACTACAGCAACTCGCCGCTGCATCGCTTCAAAAAGCCTGGGTCCAAGAACTACTCCAACATCTTTCCACCTTCCGCCACGCTCCATCTGTCCAACATACC GCCTGCTGTGGTGGAAGAAGACCTCAAGAGGCTTTTTGCCAGCTCAGGAGCCACAGTCAAAGCCTTCAAGTTCTTTCA AAACGATCGCAAGATGGCCTTGATCCAGATGGGCTCGGTCGAGGAGGCCATCGAGTGCCTGATTGAGTTCCACAACCACGACCTGGGAGAGAACCACCACCTCAGAGTGTCCTTCTCCAAATCCACCATCTGA
- the ptbp1a gene encoding polypyrimidine tract-binding protein 1a isoform X1, producing the protein MDGRLDADLYPLGSGYVPEIDSVHDISVGTKRGSDELFSSCLSNGPYIMNSANGNDSKKFKGDVRSPGVPSRVVHLRKLPCDINEAEVIGLGLPFGKVTNLLMLKGKNQAFLELNSEECAQTMVSYYLSVTPVIRNHPIYMQYSTHKELKTDNSPNQVRAQAALQAVNALHGGGGITGMAIAADASSLAGGGAQSPVLRVIVENLFYPVTLDVLHQIFSKFGTVLKIITFTKNNQFQALIQYADAMMAHSAKCLDGQNIYNACCTLRISFSKLTNLNVKYNNDKSRDYTRLDLPTADAQPTLDHQAMATAAFAAPGIISASPYGGAHAFSPTFAFQQAGLAMPGIPSALASLGVGHGSMAAAAAAASRLSLAGLAAAGGHNVLLVSNLNPESVTPHCLFILFGVYGDVMRVKILFNKKENALIQMADGTQAQLAISHLNGQRLHGRAIRVTVSKHTTVQLPREGQEDQGLTKDYSNSPLHRFKKPGSKNYSNIFPPSATLHLSNIPPAVVEEDLKRLFASSGATVKAFKFFQNDRKMALIQMGSVEEAIECLIEFHNHDLGENHHLRVSFSKSTI; encoded by the exons ATGGACGG CCGCCTAGATGCTGACTTGTACCCTCTGGGATCCGGCTACGTCCCTGAAATCGA CAGTGTCCATGACATATCAGTTGGCACGAAG AGAGGATCTGACGAGCTCTTTTCTTCCTGCTTATCCAACGGGCCCTATATCATGAACTCGG CCAATGGCAACGACAGCAAAAAATTCAAGGGTGATGTCCGCAGTCCCGGTGTTCCGTCACGCGTGGTTCACCTACGCAAGCTGCCCTGCGACATAAACGAGGCTGAGGTCATCGGGCTCGGTTTGCCTTTTGGGAAAGTCACCAATCTGCTGATGCTGAAAGGGAAAAACCAG GCGTTCCTGGAGTTGAACAGTGAAGAGTGTGCCCAGACCATGGTGAGCTACTACTTGTCTGTAACCCCCGTCATCAGGAACCACCCCATTTACATGCAGTACTCCACCCACAAAGAGCTGAAGACGGACAACTCCCCCAACCAAGTG CGCGCCCAGGCCGCTCTGCAGGCGGTCAACGCTCTGCACGGCGGCGGCGGGATCACCGGGATGGCAATCGCGGCGGACGCGAGCAGCCTAGCTGGCGGCGGCGCTCAAAGCCCCGTTCTCAGAGTCATAGTGGAGAACCTGTTCTACCCGGTCACTCTGGACGTACTGCACCAG ATATTTTCCAAATTCGGCACAGTGCTGAAGATCATCACGTTCACAAAGAACAACCAGTTCCAGGCTCTCATCCAGTATGCAGACGCCATGATGGCCCACAGCGCCAAA TGTCTGGACGGGCAGAACATCTACAACGCCTGCTGCACCCTTCGAATCAGCTTCTCCAAGCTCACCAACCTGAACGTCAAGTACAACAACGACAAGAGCAGAGACTACACTCGGCTGGATCTGCCCACCGCTGACGCTCAGCCCACCTTGGACCACCAGGCCATGGCGACTGCCGCGTTTG CTGCTCCAGGTATAATATCCGCCTCTCCGTACGGAGGCGCTCATGCATTCTCACCAACCTTTGCCTTCCAGCAAGCAG GTCTTGCGATGCCCGGCATCCCCAGCGCCTTGGCGTCTCTGGGCGTCGGGCATGGCAGCATGGCGGCGGCAGCCGCCGCCGCCAGTCGCCTCAGCCTGGCCGGGCTCGCTGCCGCCGGCGGACACAACGTCCTGTTGGTCAGCAATCTGAACCCGGAG AGCGTTACGCCACACTGCCTCTTTATTCTTTTCG GTGTGTATGGCGACGTGATGAGAGTCAAGATCCTGTTCAATAAGAAAGAGAATGCTCTGATCCAGATGGCCGATGGCACCCAGGCTCAGCTAG CCATTAGCCACCTGAACGGCCAGCGGCTGCATGGCAGGGCCATCCGCGTGACTGTGTCCAAGCACACCACGGTCCAGTTGCCGCGAGAAGGCCAGGAGGACCAGGGCCTGACCAAGGACTACAGCAACTCGCCGCTGCATCGCTTCAAAAAGCCTGGGTCCAAGAACTACTCCAACATCTTTCCACCTTCCGCCACGCTCCATCTGTCCAACATACC GCCTGCTGTGGTGGAAGAAGACCTCAAGAGGCTTTTTGCCAGCTCAGGAGCCACAGTCAAAGCCTTCAAGTTCTTTCA AAACGATCGCAAGATGGCCTTGATCCAGATGGGCTCGGTCGAGGAGGCCATCGAGTGCCTGATTGAGTTCCACAACCACGACCTGGGAGAGAACCACCACCTCAGAGTGTCCTTCTCCAAATCCACCATCTGA
- the ptbp1a gene encoding polypyrimidine tract-binding protein 1a isoform X3 yields the protein MNSANGNDSKKFKGDVRSPGVPSRVVHLRKLPCDINEAEVIGLGLPFGKVTNLLMLKGKNQAFLELNSEECAQTMVSYYLSVTPVIRNHPIYMQYSTHKELKTDNSPNQVRAQAALQAVNALHGGGGITGMAIAADASSLAGGGAQSPVLRVIVENLFYPVTLDVLHQIFSKFGTVLKIITFTKNNQFQALIQYADAMMAHSAKCLDGQNIYNACCTLRISFSKLTNLNVKYNNDKSRDYTRLDLPTADAQPTLDHQAMATAAFAAPGIISASPYGGAHAFSPTFAFQQAGLAMPGIPSALASLGVGHGSMAAAAAAASRLSLAGLAAAGGHNVLLVSNLNPESVTPHCLFILFGVYGDVMRVKILFNKKENALIQMADGTQAQLAISHLNGQRLHGRAIRVTVSKHTTVQLPREGQEDQGLTKDYSNSPLHRFKKPGSKNYSNIFPPSATLHLSNIPPAVVEEDLKRLFASSGATVKAFKFFQNDRKMALIQMGSVEEAIECLIEFHNHDLGENHHLRVSFSKSTI from the exons ATGAACTCGG CCAATGGCAACGACAGCAAAAAATTCAAGGGTGATGTCCGCAGTCCCGGTGTTCCGTCACGCGTGGTTCACCTACGCAAGCTGCCCTGCGACATAAACGAGGCTGAGGTCATCGGGCTCGGTTTGCCTTTTGGGAAAGTCACCAATCTGCTGATGCTGAAAGGGAAAAACCAG GCGTTCCTGGAGTTGAACAGTGAAGAGTGTGCCCAGACCATGGTGAGCTACTACTTGTCTGTAACCCCCGTCATCAGGAACCACCCCATTTACATGCAGTACTCCACCCACAAAGAGCTGAAGACGGACAACTCCCCCAACCAAGTG CGCGCCCAGGCCGCTCTGCAGGCGGTCAACGCTCTGCACGGCGGCGGCGGGATCACCGGGATGGCAATCGCGGCGGACGCGAGCAGCCTAGCTGGCGGCGGCGCTCAAAGCCCCGTTCTCAGAGTCATAGTGGAGAACCTGTTCTACCCGGTCACTCTGGACGTACTGCACCAG ATATTTTCCAAATTCGGCACAGTGCTGAAGATCATCACGTTCACAAAGAACAACCAGTTCCAGGCTCTCATCCAGTATGCAGACGCCATGATGGCCCACAGCGCCAAA TGTCTGGACGGGCAGAACATCTACAACGCCTGCTGCACCCTTCGAATCAGCTTCTCCAAGCTCACCAACCTGAACGTCAAGTACAACAACGACAAGAGCAGAGACTACACTCGGCTGGATCTGCCCACCGCTGACGCTCAGCCCACCTTGGACCACCAGGCCATGGCGACTGCCGCGTTTG CTGCTCCAGGTATAATATCCGCCTCTCCGTACGGAGGCGCTCATGCATTCTCACCAACCTTTGCCTTCCAGCAAGCAG GTCTTGCGATGCCCGGCATCCCCAGCGCCTTGGCGTCTCTGGGCGTCGGGCATGGCAGCATGGCGGCGGCAGCCGCCGCCGCCAGTCGCCTCAGCCTGGCCGGGCTCGCTGCCGCCGGCGGACACAACGTCCTGTTGGTCAGCAATCTGAACCCGGAG AGCGTTACGCCACACTGCCTCTTTATTCTTTTCG GTGTGTATGGCGACGTGATGAGAGTCAAGATCCTGTTCAATAAGAAAGAGAATGCTCTGATCCAGATGGCCGATGGCACCCAGGCTCAGCTAG CCATTAGCCACCTGAACGGCCAGCGGCTGCATGGCAGGGCCATCCGCGTGACTGTGTCCAAGCACACCACGGTCCAGTTGCCGCGAGAAGGCCAGGAGGACCAGGGCCTGACCAAGGACTACAGCAACTCGCCGCTGCATCGCTTCAAAAAGCCTGGGTCCAAGAACTACTCCAACATCTTTCCACCTTCCGCCACGCTCCATCTGTCCAACATACC GCCTGCTGTGGTGGAAGAAGACCTCAAGAGGCTTTTTGCCAGCTCAGGAGCCACAGTCAAAGCCTTCAAGTTCTTTCA AAACGATCGCAAGATGGCCTTGATCCAGATGGGCTCGGTCGAGGAGGCCATCGAGTGCCTGATTGAGTTCCACAACCACGACCTGGGAGAGAACCACCACCTCAGAGTGTCCTTCTCCAAATCCACCATCTGA